A window of the Zeugodacus cucurbitae isolate PBARC_wt_2022May chromosome 2, idZeuCucr1.2, whole genome shotgun sequence genome harbors these coding sequences:
- the LOC105217777 gene encoding mitochondrial glutamate carrier 1: MAQQALPQPQQQQFALLPKIINGGIAGIIGVSCVFPLDLVKTRLQNQQVGPNGEKMYKNMFDCFRKTYRAEGYFGMYRGSGVNILLITPEKAIKLTANDYFRHKLTTKDGQLPMSSQMLAGGLAGAFQIIVTTPMELLKIQMQDAGRIAAQAKLTGKTVEKVSATKLASQLLKEKGIFGLYKGIGATGARDVTFSVVYFPLFATLNALGPRRNDGSGEAVFWCSFLSGLAAGSFAALFVNPLDVVKTRLQAIKKADGEKEFKGIVDCISKTFKYEGPTAFFKGGLCRMIVIAPLFGIAQMVYFLGVAEGLLGVNKKD, translated from the exons ATGGCCCAACAAGCATTGCCACaaccgcaacaacagcaatttgc TCTGCTGCCGAAAATCATCAATGGTGGTATCGCCGGTATTATCGGTGTCTCCTGCGTATTCCCTTTGGATTTGGTCAAAACCCGTTTGCAGAATCAACAAGTCGGTCCAAATGGCGAGAAGATGTATAAAAACAT GTTCGACTGCTTCCGCAAGACATACCGTGCTGAGGGTTACTTCGGCATGTATCGCGGTTCGGGTGTCAACATTCTACTCATTACGCCCGAGAAGGCTATCAAACTGACTGCCAACGATTACTTCCGTCACAAGTTGACCACCAAGGATGGACAACTGCCAATGAGCAGTCAGATGTTGGCTGGCGGTTTAGCTGGTGCATTCCAAATCATTGTTACGACTCCTATGGAGTTATTGAAAATTCAAATGCAAGACGCTGGCCGTATTGCAGCACAAGCCAAATTGACGGGTAAAACGGTTGAGAAAGTTTCAGCAACCAAATTGGCCTCACAGCTGCTCAAAGAGAAGGGTATTTTTGGTTTATACAAGGGTATTGGTGCAACTGGTGCGCGCGATGTAACCTTCTCAGTAGTTTACTTCCCGCTGTTTGCCACATTGAATGCGCTTGGACCACGTAGAAATGATGGTTCTGGAGAGGCAGTATTTTG gTGTTCCTTCCTATCTGGCTTGGCGGCTGGTTCATTCGCTGCGCTGTTTGTGAATCCATTGGATGTGGTGAAGACACGTCTACAGGCGATTAAGAAAGCGGATGGCGAGAAGGAGTTTAAGGGCATTGTAGATTGCATTAG CAAAACGTTCAAGTATGAGGGTCCGACAGCGTTCTTCAAGGGTGGTCTGTGTCGTATGATCGTGATTGCGCCACTCTTTGGCATTGCACAAATGGTTTACTTCCTTGGCGTAGCTGAGGGGCTGTTAGGCGTGAACAAGAAGGACTAA
- the LOC105217776 gene encoding solute carrier family 35 member F6, whose amino-acid sequence MMYLPLLYVLTGALNVLLLKWSDTLEGECSDGKWRRFQHPVVQTALMFLGQFLCFVFYKAAFFFLQRRGTGAEGENILTRGGREFSPLQLFLPAALDVMASVILLTGLYLTYVSSFQMLRVAALIFVGIFGVIHLNQTLTARHWMAMFTISCGIFVIVSIDVQRVGYDRILLPNWDSNAVLTGNLLVLFAQIFHAAKFVYDEKCLKGTDIPTMLATGWQGIFGLLITVLLGVCLNFLPSPVPLNHNSRGVFDDLGDIIPQLRSNPTLWAPLIIFVFSSACYNFASLTIVKYSSSANRLLADGLRVLLICWMAFMLEWEWFNLITLMGFIILEMGTIAYRNAIFIEWYRSLIARLMRGRYADLSNETANDNVEPGVSTNRPADAI is encoded by the exons ATGATGTATTTACCATTATTATACGTTTTAACAGGAGCTTTGAACGTTTTACTACTAAA GTGGAGTGACACTTTGGAAGGCGAATGTAGCGATGGAAAATGGCGTCGTTTCCAACATCCAGTGGTTCAAACTGCACTCATGTTCTTAGGGCAATTTCTTTGCTTCGTCTTTTACAAAGCTGCATTTTTCTTCCTTCAGCGGCGCGGT ACGGGTGCAGAGGGAGAAAATATATTGACACGAGGAGGACGTGAATTTTCACCGCTTCAATTGTTTCTACCAGCTGCATTGGATGTAATGGCTTCTGTTATACTATTAACAGGTCTCTATTTAACATATGTATCCAGCTTTCAAATGCTAAGGG TTGCTGCTCTAATATTTGTTGGAATATTTGGTGTCATACATCTAAATCAAACGTTAACTGCACGTCATTGGATGGCTATGTTCACCATCAGCTGCGGTAtctttgtaatagtttctatTGATGTACAACGCGTTGGATATGACCGTATTTTATTGCCAAATTGGGATAGTAATGCAGTATTAACCGGTAATTTACTGGTACTTTTCGCACAAATTTTCCACGCAGCTAAATTTGTCTATGATGAAAAGTGCCTAAAAGGTACGGATATACCGACCATGTTGGCTACAGGTTGGCAAGGTATCTTCGGGCTATTGATCACAGTCTTGCTAGGGGTATGCCTGAATTTTTTACCCTCACCAGTGCCGCTTAACCATAACAGCCGAGGTGTTTTTGATGATTTAGGAGATATTATACCACAGCTACGCAGTAATCCCACTTTATGGGCACCcttaattattttcgttttctcAAGCGCTTGTTATAATTTTGCTTCGCTAACCATTGTAAAGTATTCATCATCAGCTAATCGACTGCTGGCCGATGGCTTACGTGTTCTGCTCATTTGTTGGATGGCGTTCATGTTGGAGTGGGAATGGTTCAACCTTATAACATTAATGGGTTTCATAATATTGGAAATGGGTACGATTGCTTATAGGAATGCGATATTTATTGAGTGGTATAGATCGCTAATAGCACGTTTGATGCGTGGGAGATATGCAGACTTAAGCAATGAAACAGCCAACGACAACGTAGAGCCTGGTGTATCGACAAATCGTCCGGCAGATGCTATTTAA
- the LOC105217775 gene encoding uncharacterized protein LOC105217775 isoform X2 — protein MRAIFLTISILLLVWNVSSDDKKKEQNNAEIWQQDLTDTFKIEGSDQGIQKVNLKCGSNSMNVMLETEKPFTGVMYTRGSFYKQSAPCFVKPSTQSSRSLEMNFQLDQCQTLKDGELYSNIVVIQNDPELITPGDSAFSLECDFRQPRSLDVEANMQTRERHPQKLRGTNTHQRQ, from the exons atgcgCGCTATATTCCTTACAATCAGCATCCTCCTTTTGGTGTGGAATGTATCTAGTGATGATAAAAAGAAAGAACAAAATAATGCAG AAATCTGGCAGCAAGATTTAACCGACACGTTTAAAATTGAAGGTTCAGATCAGGGTATTCAAAAGGTAAATCTTAAGTGTGGTTCCAATTCCATGAACGTTATGTTGGAGACAGAGAAACCATTCACTGGCGTAATGTATACGCGTGGAAGCTTTTATAAACAAAGTGCACCCTGTTTTGTTAAGCCAAGTACACAAAGTTCACGTTCTTTGGAGATGAATTTCCAATTGGACCAGTGTCAAACCCTAAAGGATGGCGAACTCTATTCTAATATTGTTGTCATACAAAATGATCCGGAATTGATTACTCCCGGTGATTCCGCATTCTCGCTGGAATGTGATTTCCGTCAACCGCGCAGTTTGGATGTTGAAGCAAATATGCAAACTCGTGAAAg ACATCCGCAAAAATTGCGAGGAACCAACACGCATCAGCGACAATAG
- the LOC105217775 gene encoding uncharacterized protein LOC105217775 isoform X1, protein MRAIFLTISILLLVWNVSSDDKKKEQNNAEIWQQDLTDTFKIEGSDQGIQKVNLKCGSNSMNVMLETEKPFTGVMYTRGSFYKQSAPCFVKPSTQSSRSLEMNFQLDQCQTLKDGELYSNIVVIQNDPELITPGDSAFSLECDFRQPRSLDVEANMQTRERVVRGSKITLTSPDPSTAESDSSISYQSDTDSVEYVPRQQSGNINQEDVIHEAETVRLGTVEEVTYTLEKDEL, encoded by the exons atgcgCGCTATATTCCTTACAATCAGCATCCTCCTTTTGGTGTGGAATGTATCTAGTGATGATAAAAAGAAAGAACAAAATAATGCAG AAATCTGGCAGCAAGATTTAACCGACACGTTTAAAATTGAAGGTTCAGATCAGGGTATTCAAAAGGTAAATCTTAAGTGTGGTTCCAATTCCATGAACGTTATGTTGGAGACAGAGAAACCATTCACTGGCGTAATGTATACGCGTGGAAGCTTTTATAAACAAAGTGCACCCTGTTTTGTTAAGCCAAGTACACAAAGTTCACGTTCTTTGGAGATGAATTTCCAATTGGACCAGTGTCAAACCCTAAAGGATGGCGAACTCTATTCTAATATTGTTGTCATACAAAATGATCCGGAATTGATTACTCCCGGTGATTCCGCATTCTCGCTGGAATGTGATTTCCGTCAACCGCGCAGTTTGGATGTTGAAGCAAATATGCAAACTCGTGAAAg AGTTGTGCGCGGTTCCAAAATCACACTTACAAGTCCTGATCCTTCAACTGCAGAGAGTGACTCGAGCATTTCATATCAAAGTGACACAGACAGCGTTGAATACGTGCCAAGGCAACAAAGTGGAAACATAAATCAAGAAGACGTGATACATGAAGCTGAGACGGTGCGTTTGGGTACGGTAGAGGAAGTTACGTACACACTTGAGAAGGATGAGCTTTAA
- the LOC105217774 gene encoding uncharacterized protein LOC105217774, which produces MSTLPATFIKDFHDEELCKRMEYRKFGLTGLQVSKVALGTGTLSDFYGDLDVDEAIKTIHSAIKSGINYIDTAPYYGQGRSEEVLGMALKDMPREAYYIATKVGRYEKTYDKMIDFSAKKTRESVEKSLRLLGLDYVDIIQIHDIEFAKDLDIVINECLPELEKIVKEGKARFIGVTAYPLSRLKECIERAPGRFNSVLAYARYTLLDDSLKSYLDFFQQQNLGIVCASGHALGLLTNAGPQVWHPAGEEVKDICRKAASICKEANVELGKLAMYYFMQLDDASTFLTGMQTRKLLDINLSAYYNGLTKKEQEVLQLLRETVFTKSLNWEGLELETYWAAMKTKKE; this is translated from the exons ATGTCCACACTTCCCGCAACCTTTATTAAAGATTTCCACGATGAAGAGCTCTGCAAGCGAATGGAATATCGCAAATTCGGTCTCACCGGATTACAGGTGTCCAAAGTGGCTTTGGGCACTGGTACTTTGAGTGATTTCTATGG TGATCTTGATGTGGATGAAGCGATAAAGACCATACATTCAGCCATCAAGTCAGGTATTAATTATATTGACACCGCTCCATATTATGGACAAGGACGTTCGGAGGAGGTATTGGGCATGGCTTTGAAAGATATGCCCAGGGAGGCATATTATATTGCTACAAAAGTTGGACGTTATGAAAAAACGTATGATAAAATGATCGACTTTTCGGCTAAAAAGACCAGAGAGAGTGTGGAGAAGAGTTTACGGTTGCTTGGTCTCGATTATGTTGACATCAtacag ATCCATGACATCGAATTCGCTAAAGACCTTGACATTGTGATTAACGAATGCCTGCCGGAATTGGAGAAAATCGTAAAAGAAGGAAAAGCTAGATTTATTGGCGTAACCGCATATCCGTTGTCACGTTTAAAGGAATGTATTGAGCGGGCGCCCGGTAGATTTAAT TCGGTATTGGCTTATGCGCGCTATACCCTACTGGATGACTCGCTCAAGTCGTATTTGGACTTCTTCCAGCAACAGAATTTGGGCATAGTGTGCGCTTCCGGTCATGCACTTGGCCTTCTGACCAACGCTGGACCGCAGGTATGGCATCCAGCCGGTGAGGAAGTAAAAGATATATGCCGGAAGGCTGCAAGTATTTGCAAGGAGGCTAATGTTGAACTCGGTAAGTTAGCCATGTACTACTTTATGCAGTTGGACGATGCAAGCACTTTCCTAACCGGTATGCAGACACGCAAACTATTGGATATCAATCTGTCGGCATACTATAATGGATTGACCAAAAAGGAGCAGGAAGTCTTACAACTATTACGCGAAAC CGTTTTCACAAAATCACTCAACTGGGAAGGACTCGAATTGGAAACTTATTGGGCCgcaatgaaaactaaaaaagaatAA
- the Tgfbi_5 gene encoding transforming growth factor-beta-induced protein ig-h3 codes for MLRDSFLVLTLLLTIGYLQAVPYFGDNFDEEAEFVPLEKQGRAGSPNVREKPFEVDVVTSEINGGNQAPGVYFQQSFPFLGNDFFNSFGGFGFGGIPQEHWWKGPNVCTDKEEDVTTVDSKASGTEEIAPGVSESVDVRPNIFGQFHISLNSCVEKPNKHVCTRVVNQNGKKKTITITRQCCHGYGRPRNADFATPCEKMEIKGIDATAADMGAKEFVATAKNVGIGEVLSNKNVTIFMPVDAAFNNYIDQLQSENNAVEPKGDAAMKNLYKRHIVDGEVSLYDLKNDQLLKTQEPEQSIRINAFEVPLALGGEPYRFTANCIPIEKHDKLSEQGLIHTLGGVMKPVTKNVMDLIRERPDMSIMRTVLENTKLSELLEGEKPVTIFVPTDYAFEKVDPHLRRALKEGKGCGANILKNHILDLTFCSVASIPGAKTTAYNLLGEAMRFNRTESTVGKSEVADLVGEQPVVINNIAKITEADIMGTNGVLHVIDTILPTESALPLSTLMQEKNVTIFKRLLEAAGLVDKYDDMDNVTVFAPTDKALQATKWAQILEESPDSLRNNAELVEFLNYHFAQPMTKTCDLSDSILPTIAGPEVRINLYSTHSLFSNVMNRATVNCARLVHFDDESCGSVLHQVDKPLVAPKMNLLQLLESNPMYSKFLELVRAANLTSILSNVSDSYTLLVPKNDVFEEVADWETTLTKDKAELENLIKTHIVNDVVCCAGIIPTNWPFVRSIESLNGAHLRITRERRPKIENAGVTKCDAIATNGIVHEINDIIVPQRRQQQQRPQQPLYRPQVDTFGDLFF; via the exons TAATTTCGATGAAGAAGCCGAATTTGTGCCGCTCGAAAAACAGGGACGTGCCGGTTCACCGAATGTCAGGGAGAAACCATTTG aagTTGATGTTGTGACCAGTGAGATTAATGGCGGTAACCAAGCCCCCGGCGTGTATTTCCAACAATCATTCCCCTTCCTCGGAAATGATTTCTTTAACTCATTCGGCGGTTTTGGTTTTGGAGGCATCCCACAAGAGCACTGGTGGAAGGG ccCGAACGTGTGTACCGACAAAGAAGAAGACGTAACTACAGTCGATTCGAAAGCTAGTGGAACTGAAGAGATTGCACCCGGTGTCTCAGAGAGCGTTGATGTGAGACCCAACATATTTGGACAGTTCCATATTAGCCTTAATTCATGTGTTGAGAAGCCGAATAAACATGTATGCACTCGTGT AGTTAACCAAAATGGCAAAAAGAAGACCATCACGATCACACGTCAGTGCTGTCATGGTTATGGACGTCCACGTAATGCTGACTTCGCAACACCATGCGAAAAAATGGAAATCAAAGGCATCGATGCAACAGCAGCCGATATGGGAGCTAAAGAGTTCGTGGCAACAGCGAAGAATGTAGGCATCGGCGAAGTCTTGAGCAACAAAAACGTGACCATCTTCATGCCTGTGGATGCGGCATTCAATAATTACATTGATCAATTGCAAAGCGAAAAT AACGCTGTTGAGCCCAAGGGTGATGCCGCAATGAAGAACTTATACAAACGCCACATTGTTGATGGTGAAGTCAGTTTATATGATCTCAAAAACGACCAGTTGCTGAAGACTCAAGAACCCGAGCAGTCCATACGCATTAATGCCTTTGAAGTGCCATTGGCTTTGGGCGGTGAACCCTACCGCTTTACCGCCAATTGCATACCAATTGAAAAGCATGATAAACTATCGGAACAGGGTTTGATACACACCTTGGGTGGTGTTATGAAGCCAGTAACAAAGAATGTCATGGATTTGATTCGCGAACGCCCCGATATGTCGATCATGCGCACTGTACTCGAAAACACCAAACTAAGCGAACTGCTGGAGGGTGAGAAACCAGTAACCATCTTTGTGCCAACCGATTATGCCTTCGAAAAAGTCGATCCACATCTACGTCGTGCACTCAAGGAGGGCAAAGGCTGTGGTGCTA atattttgaaaaatcacataCTCGATCTGACCTTCTGCTCCGTTGCCTCTATACCTGGTGCCAAGACAACCGCCTACAACTTGCTCGGTGAAGCGATGCGTTTCAATCGCACCGAATCGACCGTTGGCAAGTCAGAGGTCGCCGATTTAGTCGGTGAACAGCCGGTAGTGATCAATAACATTGCGAAAATCACTGAAGCGGACATAATGGGCACAAATGGCGTGTTGCACGTAATTGATACTATCCTACCAACCGAATCGGCATTGCCGCTATCGACACTGATGCAAGAAAAGAATGTCACTATCTTCAAGCGACTACTTGAGGCAGCTGGCTTGGTTGACAAATACGATGACATGGATAATGTGACTGTATTCGCGCCAACTGACAAGGCATTACAAGCCACCAAGTGGGCACAGATTTTGGAAGAGTCACCAGATTCGTTGCGCAATAATGCCGAATTGGTTGAATTCCTTAACTATCATTTTGCCCAGCCGATGACAAAGACCTGTGACTTGTCCGATTCCATTTTACCGACTATTGCCGGTCCGGAAGTGCGCATCAATCTCTACTCCACACATTCGCTCTTCTCCAATGTTATGAATCGTGCCACGGTCAATTGCGCTCGTCTCGTGCATTTCGATGATGAAAGCTGTGGCTCTGTGTTGCATCAAGTGGATAAACCGCTAGTGGCACCAAAAATG aATCTATTGCAACTCTTGGAGTCCAATCCCATGTATAGCAAATTCCTCGAATTGGTGCGTGCCGCTAATCTCACTAGCATCTTATCGAATGTCAGCGACAGCTACACTTTGCTCGTGCCCAAGAATGATGTATTCGAAGAAGTCGCCGACTGGGAAACGACACTTACAAAAGATAAAGCCGAATTGGAGAATCTGATCAAGACACATATTGTGAATGATGTTGTCTGCTGTGCAGGTATCATACCGACAAACTGGCCATTTGTGCGTTCGATTGAGTCGTTGAATGGCGCACACTTGCGCATTACACGCGAACGTCGTCCGAAGATCGAAAATGCTGGCGTTACCAAGTGTGATGCGATCGCCACGAATGGTATTGTGCATGAGATCAATGATATTATAGTTCCTCAAAggcgtcaacaacaacagcgaccaCAACAACCGTTGTATCGACCTCAAGTGGACACTTTTGGCGACTTATTCTTCTAA
- the LOC105217775 gene encoding uncharacterized protein LOC105217775 isoform X3: MRAIFLTISILLLVWNVSSDDKKKEQNNAEIWQQDLTDTFKIEGSDQGIQKVNLKCGSNSMNVMLETEKPFTGVMYTRGSFYKQSAPCFVKPSTQSSRSLEMNFQLDQCQTLKDGELYSNIVVIQNDPELITPGDSAFSLECDFRQPRSLDVEANMQTRESRNGRNETEVES; this comes from the exons atgcgCGCTATATTCCTTACAATCAGCATCCTCCTTTTGGTGTGGAATGTATCTAGTGATGATAAAAAGAAAGAACAAAATAATGCAG AAATCTGGCAGCAAGATTTAACCGACACGTTTAAAATTGAAGGTTCAGATCAGGGTATTCAAAAGGTAAATCTTAAGTGTGGTTCCAATTCCATGAACGTTATGTTGGAGACAGAGAAACCATTCACTGGCGTAATGTATACGCGTGGAAGCTTTTATAAACAAAGTGCACCCTGTTTTGTTAAGCCAAGTACACAAAGTTCACGTTCTTTGGAGATGAATTTCCAATTGGACCAGTGTCAAACCCTAAAGGATGGCGAACTCTATTCTAATATTGTTGTCATACAAAATGATCCGGAATTGATTACTCCCGGTGATTCCGCATTCTCGCTGGAATGTGATTTCCGTCAACCGCGCAGTTTGGATGTTGAAGCAAATATGCAAACTCGTGAAAg TCGAAACGGACGTAACGAAACGGAGGTGGAGTCGTAA